Proteins found in one Panthera tigris isolate Pti1 chromosome B3, P.tigris_Pti1_mat1.1, whole genome shotgun sequence genomic segment:
- the LOC122239495 gene encoding vegetative cell wall protein gp1-like codes for MGFSKQDRVTNPPGGTWRAVKGQAQGSLHLEEKDRTPAALRPLEIPRLASETLWPVPTTRSDPNPLLGTPTLRLNRPRPRFELHPAPLDAPSPTHATTPPQHTFPSLRPSPPTPTSSVRRRCPRPPQPRPPSAPRPLSSPSPGSTQSSGLTARPVPGAATSARPGPRAVEPPQLRGPGRHPFPRPLPPPHPALAPALRPLPAPLRPARPVPLCPGPRVPQPPPPPPPPPPRSGTTRAAPKTRTLDYRALGSGFRAAVESGAGERRGNPEPG; via the exons ATGGGTTTTTCCAAACAGGACAGGGTCACAAATCCTCCCGGGGGTACATGGAGAGCAGTTAAGGGCCAGGCCCAGGGATCCCTCCATCTTGAAGAAAAGGACAGGA CCCCAGCCGCCCTGCGCCCCCTCGAGATACCCAGACTCGCCTCTGAAACTCTCTGGCCTGTCCCCACAACCCGGTCAGACCCTAATCCCCTCTTGGGCACCCCTACCCTCAGGCTGAACCGACCCCGGCCACGCTTTGAACTTCACCCCGCGCCCCTcgacgccccctcccccacccacgcaacgacccccccccaacacacctTCCCCTCGCTCCgccccagccccccaacccccacttccTCCGTCAGGCGCCGCTGCCCCCGGCCCCCTCAGCCCCGGCCCCCCTCAGCGCCGcggcctctctcctcccccagccccggctcCACACAAAGCTCCGGACTCACCGCGCGGCCGGTCCCGGGAGCCGCCACCTCCGCCCGCCCGGGGCCCCGGGCCGTAGAGCCGCCGCAGCTACGGGGCCCAGGCCGCCATCCGTTCCcgcggcccctccccccaccccaccccgccttgGCTCCGgctctccgccccctccccgcgccgcTCCGCCCCGCCCGGCCGGTGCCGCTGTGTCCGGGGCCGCGGGTCCCTcagccgccaccgccgccgccgccgccgccgccgcgatCCGGGACAACCAGGGCCGCCCCGAAGACCCGGACACTGGACTACCGGGCCCTCGGATCCGGATTCCGGGCTGCTGTGGAGTCTGGAGCGGGAGAGCGCCGGGGAAACCCGGAACCTGGATGA